A single genomic interval of Rhizobium leguminosarum bv. trifolii WSM1325 harbors:
- a CDS encoding glycerophosphoryl diester phosphodiesterase (PFAM: glycerophosphoryl diester phosphodiesterase~KEGG: rec:RHECIAT_CH0001247 putative glycerophosphoryl diester phosphodiesterase protein) → MGRKFFFCAAAIAIAAAGVYLNNTSLLAEHRPGKPVLLAHRGIAQRFDETDLKNDTCTASRMLPPNHDYLENTIPSMQAGFAAGADIVEIDIHPTTDGQFAVFHDWTLDCRTDGHGVTREHSMADMKRLDIGYGYTADGGKTFPFRGRGIGMMPTLAEVLSTFPDRRFLINVKSRDPSEGEKLAAVLNGLSPARRAEIIVYGGDEPIDVVRRMAPDIKTASRKSLKSCLTGYIGYGWTGLLPDECKHAMMLVPINIAPWLWGWPDRFLNRMQDAGTDVFVLGPYRGNDFSTGIDDPAQLARLPPNYAAGIWTNEIEAIGKLMK, encoded by the coding sequence TTGGGCAGGAAGTTTTTCTTTTGTGCGGCGGCAATCGCGATCGCCGCGGCGGGCGTCTACCTCAACAATACCAGCCTGCTCGCCGAACATCGGCCGGGAAAGCCGGTGCTGCTCGCCCATCGCGGCATCGCCCAACGGTTCGACGAAACCGATCTCAAGAACGACACCTGTACGGCGAGCCGCATGCTGCCGCCGAATCACGATTATCTGGAAAACACCATTCCGTCGATGCAGGCAGGCTTTGCGGCGGGCGCCGATATCGTCGAGATCGACATACATCCGACGACGGACGGGCAGTTTGCGGTTTTTCACGACTGGACGCTCGACTGCCGCACCGACGGGCATGGCGTCACCCGCGAGCATTCGATGGCTGACATGAAGAGGCTCGACATCGGCTATGGCTATACCGCCGATGGCGGCAAGACCTTTCCCTTTCGCGGCCGGGGCATCGGGATGATGCCGACGCTTGCCGAGGTGCTGTCGACCTTTCCGGATCGGCGCTTCCTCATCAACGTCAAGAGCCGCGATCCTTCCGAGGGCGAAAAGCTCGCCGCCGTGCTCAACGGGCTTTCCCCCGCACGACGGGCGGAGATCATCGTCTATGGCGGCGACGAGCCGATCGACGTCGTGCGCCGGATGGCACCCGATATCAAGACTGCCTCGCGCAAGAGCCTGAAGAGCTGCCTCACCGGCTATATCGGCTATGGCTGGACCGGCCTGCTGCCGGACGAATGCAAACATGCGATGATGCTGGTGCCGATCAATATCGCGCCGTGGCTCTGGGGCTGGCCGGATCGTTTTCTCAACCGGATGCAGGATGCCGGGACCGACGTCTTCGTGCTCGGCCCCTATCGCGGCAATGATTTTTCCACCGGCATCGACGACCCCGCGCAACTGGCGCGGCTGCCGCCGAACTATGCGGCGGGCATATGGACGAACGAGATCGAAGCGATTGGCAAACTTATGAAATAA
- a CDS encoding alpha/beta hydrolase fold protein (PFAM: alpha/beta hydrolase fold~KEGG: ret:RHE_CH01162 putative peroxidase protein), with protein MEVDDDELIHFEAHGAAPLPPAAVDGHVAHDGARIWYASYGAGPPVILLHGGLGHSGNWGYQVPALLRRGRRVVLVDSRGHGRSTRDSRPYSYELMAADVLAVMDELHLDKAAIIGWSDGACIALILAMTAPSRVEGVFFFACNMDPSGTREFVPTPVIDRCFGRHAKDYGALSTTPDDFNPFVEAVSLMMRTEPNYQASDLGLIRVPVAIVLGEHDEFIKLDHAEYLARSIPNAEMIYLTGVSHFAPLQRPGEFNVAVVNFLDDIGTRKNEDLRR; from the coding sequence ATGGAAGTTGACGACGACGAACTCATCCATTTCGAAGCGCATGGCGCCGCGCCGTTGCCGCCGGCGGCAGTCGACGGTCATGTCGCGCATGACGGCGCCCGTATCTGGTATGCGAGCTATGGCGCCGGCCCGCCCGTCATTCTGCTGCATGGCGGCCTCGGCCACAGCGGCAACTGGGGCTATCAGGTCCCGGCACTGTTACGCCGTGGCCGCCGCGTCGTGCTTGTCGACAGCCGCGGCCATGGAAGAAGCACCCGAGATTCCCGTCCCTATAGCTATGAGTTGATGGCTGCCGATGTGCTTGCCGTCATGGACGAACTGCATCTCGACAAGGCGGCCATTATCGGCTGGAGCGACGGCGCCTGCATCGCTTTGATCCTCGCCATGACGGCGCCGTCGCGGGTCGAGGGCGTCTTCTTCTTCGCCTGCAACATGGATCCGAGCGGCACGCGGGAATTCGTCCCGACCCCGGTCATCGACCGATGCTTCGGCCGGCACGCCAAGGACTATGGCGCATTGTCCACCACGCCGGATGATTTCAACCCATTCGTCGAGGCGGTCAGCCTGATGATGCGAACGGAGCCGAATTATCAGGCTTCCGACTTGGGCCTGATCCGCGTGCCTGTCGCAATCGTGCTTGGCGAGCACGACGAATTCATCAAGCTCGACCATGCCGAATATCTTGCCCGCAGCATTCCGAACGCTGAGATGATCTATCTGACAGGCGTCAGCCATTTCGCGCCGCTGCAGCGACCGGGTGAGTTTAATGTCGCTGTGGTCAACTTCCTGGATGACATCGGCACACGAAAAAATGAAGACTTGCGGCGTTGA
- a CDS encoding Tetratricopeptide TPR_2 repeat protein (PFAM: Tetratricopeptide TPR_2 repeat protein; TPR repeat-containing protein~SMART: Tetratricopeptide domain protein~KEGG: gsu:GSU2476 TPR domain-containing protein): MISIDIEERVSIAQKSLSDAMSFQASGDFESAEKAYVRVLHKDYRTIDILPLLASVVAKRGDAETALYYWNKLLGLNPGHLVALMEKGALLRQLGRSAEAVGCYEMARGLSPENPLVRNNLAVALADSGRQPEALAEFRHVLRLQPDNINAWHQIRRISSLIVPFWHIAMMNDTRRNDAFEAAIRRAIELRGADAQILDIGAGSGLLSMMAARAGATNIATCESVPAIAQTAERIIAANGYREQIDIFEKSSTELSVGREMKARADILISEILSSDLLAEGVLKTFEDAHARLVREDAIVIPRAASAIGCLVASETLSNYAHVGEVSGFDMSQFNALAPLRLPVHGTMTEWTRLSDDFEIAAVDLTARKHSAALRKISVPVQANGSAVGVVQWMKVDLIEGVVFDNHPDGYHDGGWLQVLHTFPQPVDVHAGTSLDMLVGHDGTSLLMTPIA; encoded by the coding sequence ATGATCAGTATCGATATTGAAGAGCGAGTTTCGATCGCGCAAAAATCGCTGAGCGACGCTATGAGTTTTCAGGCCTCGGGCGATTTCGAAAGCGCCGAGAAAGCCTATGTCCGAGTCCTCCACAAGGACTATCGCACGATAGATATCCTACCGCTGCTGGCGAGTGTCGTCGCAAAGAGAGGTGATGCAGAAACCGCTCTCTACTACTGGAACAAGCTGCTCGGTCTCAATCCCGGCCATCTCGTCGCCCTGATGGAAAAAGGTGCGCTGCTGCGTCAGCTCGGCCGGTCGGCGGAAGCGGTCGGCTGCTATGAGATGGCACGTGGCCTGTCACCCGAAAATCCTCTCGTGCGGAACAACCTCGCTGTCGCATTGGCCGATTCCGGCCGGCAGCCGGAGGCGCTGGCCGAATTCCGTCATGTTCTGCGGTTGCAGCCGGACAATATCAATGCCTGGCATCAGATAAGACGGATCTCCTCGTTGATCGTGCCCTTCTGGCACATCGCCATGATGAACGACACTCGACGCAACGATGCTTTTGAAGCGGCAATCCGCCGTGCCATAGAGCTGCGCGGAGCGGATGCGCAGATCCTCGATATCGGCGCGGGCAGCGGTCTGCTGTCGATGATGGCGGCGCGCGCTGGCGCCACCAATATCGCGACCTGTGAGAGTGTGCCGGCCATAGCGCAGACGGCGGAGAGGATCATCGCCGCCAATGGTTATCGCGAACAGATCGACATCTTCGAAAAGTCCTCGACCGAACTTTCTGTCGGCAGAGAGATGAAAGCCCGCGCGGACATCCTGATTTCCGAGATTCTTTCGAGCGATCTCCTTGCCGAAGGCGTGCTGAAAACCTTCGAGGACGCCCACGCCCGCCTGGTCCGCGAGGACGCGATCGTCATTCCACGCGCCGCCTCCGCCATCGGCTGCCTGGTTGCCAGCGAAACGCTCTCCAACTATGCCCATGTGGGCGAGGTCTCCGGCTTCGACATGTCGCAGTTCAATGCGCTCGCCCCTTTGCGCCTACCCGTTCACGGCACGATGACCGAGTGGACCAGGCTTTCGGACGATTTCGAGATCGCTGCCGTGGATCTCACCGCCCGCAAACATTCTGCAGCGCTGCGTAAGATATCGGTGCCGGTGCAGGCAAACGGCTCCGCCGTCGGGGTCGTCCAGTGGATGAAGGTCGATCTGATCGAGGGTGTGGTTTTCGATAACCACCCCGACGGCTATCATGATGGAGGTTGGCTCCAGGTTCTTCACACTTTCCCACAGCCGGTCGACGTCCATGCAGGTACCTCACTGGACATGCTGGTTGGCCACGACGGAACGAGCCTGCTGATGACGCCTATCGCCTGA
- a CDS encoding putative exonuclease protein involved in mRNA processing (KEGG: rec:RHECIAT_CH0001249 putative exonuclease protein involved in mRNA processing) codes for MRPDALLYPAPEGLYCPEGGFYVDPVRPVEQALVTHGHSDHARPGHVNVLATRQTLDIMRLRYGDGFCASEQAAAFGEELLVNGVKVSFHPAGHVLGSAQIAIEKNGTRIVVSGDYKRRPDPTCAAYVPVPCDVFITEATFGLPVFHHPDPMEEIGKLLASLRQFPERTHLVGAYALGKAQRVIRLLRDAGYAEPIYIHGAMEKLCDYYIEQGIDLGELLPATIESRDKSAFKGAVVIGPSSAFADRWARRFNEPLPAFASGWMMVRQRAKQHGVELPLVISDHCDWPELTETIRELHPAEVWVTHGREEALVRWCQLQGIKAKPLHLVGYEDEGD; via the coding sequence ATGAGACCTGATGCGCTGCTTTATCCCGCCCCGGAGGGGCTCTATTGCCCGGAAGGCGGCTTTTATGTCGATCCGGTGCGGCCCGTCGAGCAGGCGCTCGTCACTCATGGCCATTCGGATCATGCCCGCCCGGGCCATGTGAACGTGCTTGCCACCCGCCAGACGCTCGACATCATGCGCTTGCGTTACGGCGACGGTTTCTGCGCCAGCGAACAGGCTGCCGCCTTCGGCGAGGAGCTGCTGGTCAACGGCGTCAAGGTGAGCTTTCATCCGGCCGGCCATGTGCTCGGCTCCGCCCAGATCGCCATCGAGAAGAACGGCACCCGGATCGTCGTTTCCGGCGACTACAAGCGCCGCCCCGACCCGACCTGCGCCGCCTATGTGCCGGTTCCCTGCGATGTCTTCATCACCGAGGCGACCTTCGGCCTGCCGGTCTTCCATCATCCCGATCCGATGGAGGAGATCGGCAAGCTCTTGGCATCGCTGCGGCAATTTCCCGAGCGCACCCATCTGGTCGGCGCCTATGCGCTCGGCAAGGCTCAGCGCGTCATCCGGCTGCTGCGCGATGCCGGCTATGCCGAACCGATCTATATCCATGGCGCCATGGAAAAACTCTGCGACTATTACATCGAGCAGGGCATCGATCTCGGCGAGCTGCTGCCGGCGACGATCGAAAGCCGCGACAAGTCCGCCTTCAAGGGGGCGGTCGTCATCGGCCCGTCCTCGGCCTTCGCCGACCGCTGGGCCAGGCGCTTCAACGAGCCGCTGCCGGCCTTCGCCTCCGGCTGGATGATGGTGCGCCAGCGCGCCAAACAGCACGGCGTCGAACTGCCGCTCGTCATCTCCGATCATTGCGACTGGCCGGAACTGACCGAAACGATCCGGGAACTGCACCCGGCCGAGGTCTGGGTGACGCATGGCCGCGAGGAAGCCCTGGTGCGCTGGTGCCAATTGCAGGGCATCAAGGCGAAGCCGCTGCATCTGGTCGGTTATGAGGATGAGGGGGATTGA
- a CDS encoding ATP dependent DNA ligase (PFAM: ATP dependent DNA ligase; ATP dependent DNA ligase domain protein~KEGG: ret:RHE_CH01164 ATP-dependent DNA ligase), with translation MKAFADLLDRLVLTPSRNGKLKLLTDYFRDTPDPDRGYGLAAIAGTLEVRNVKPAMLRELVLERMDEVLFRYSYDYVGDLAETISLVWDNERDIDRSALAQPRLGEVVTGMNALGRTEVRSYVRDLLDRLDSSGRFAFIKLATGAMRIGVSARLAKQALADLGDKDVAEIETLWHGLQPPYETLFEWLADGGEKPVLATPAIFHSVMLANAVEEGDLTSLDPVNYAAEWKWDGIRVQLSRSGDRRKIYSRSGDDISGAFPDILDAINFSGVVDGELLVGGTARSNSPTRTFSDLQQRLNRKTVTAKMLGDYPAFIRTYDLLFDGDDDVRGRTYVDRRDRLTEIIDRAPHDRFDLSPLVPFSSWEELDTLRAAPPDPVIEGVMIKRRDSIYQAGRMKGPWFKWKRNPYNVDAVLMYAQRGHGKRSSYYSDFTFGVWADDEDGEQLVPVGKAYFGFTDAELEVLDKFVRNNTTERFGPVRAVRADKDFGFVVEVAFEGINRSTRHKSGVAMRFPRIARLRPDKPSYEADRLRTLIAMIEAKPA, from the coding sequence ATGAAAGCCTTCGCCGACCTCCTCGACCGCCTGGTGCTGACCCCCAGCCGCAACGGCAAGCTGAAGCTGCTGACCGACTATTTCCGCGACACGCCGGATCCGGACCGCGGCTACGGCCTTGCCGCCATCGCCGGCACGCTGGAGGTGCGCAACGTCAAGCCCGCCATGCTGCGCGAGCTGGTGCTGGAGCGCATGGACGAGGTGCTGTTTCGCTATTCCTACGACTATGTCGGCGATCTTGCCGAAACCATCTCGCTCGTCTGGGACAATGAGAGGGATATCGACCGCTCGGCCCTTGCTCAGCCGCGTCTCGGCGAGGTCGTCACCGGCATGAATGCGCTCGGCCGCACTGAAGTGCGCAGCTACGTTCGCGATCTTCTCGACCGGCTGGATTCGTCCGGCCGTTTCGCTTTCATCAAGCTTGCCACCGGCGCCATGCGCATCGGCGTTTCCGCCCGCCTTGCCAAGCAGGCGCTGGCCGATCTCGGCGATAAGGACGTCGCCGAGATCGAAACCCTCTGGCATGGCCTGCAGCCGCCCTATGAGACGCTGTTCGAATGGCTGGCGGATGGCGGCGAAAAACCGGTGCTGGCCACACCGGCGATCTTTCACTCCGTCATGCTCGCCAATGCGGTGGAGGAGGGGGATCTGACCAGTCTCGATCCGGTGAACTACGCCGCCGAATGGAAGTGGGACGGTATCCGCGTCCAGCTCTCCCGCTCCGGCGACAGGCGCAAGATCTATTCCCGCTCCGGCGACGACATATCAGGCGCCTTTCCCGATATTCTCGACGCGATCAATTTTTCCGGCGTCGTCGACGGCGAGCTGCTGGTCGGCGGCACCGCGCGCTCCAACAGCCCGACCCGCACCTTCTCCGACCTGCAGCAGCGCCTGAACCGCAAGACGGTGACGGCAAAGATGCTTGGCGATTACCCCGCTTTCATCCGCACCTATGACCTGCTCTTCGATGGCGACGACGATGTCCGCGGCCGCACCTATGTCGATCGCCGCGATCGGCTGACCGAGATCATCGACCGCGCCCCTCATGACCGTTTCGATCTCTCGCCGCTCGTGCCGTTCTCGTCGTGGGAAGAGCTCGATACTCTGCGCGCCGCGCCGCCCGATCCGGTCATCGAAGGCGTGATGATCAAGCGCCGCGACAGTATCTACCAGGCCGGCCGCATGAAGGGCCCCTGGTTCAAGTGGAAGCGCAACCCCTACAACGTCGATGCGGTGCTGATGTATGCCCAGCGCGGCCACGGCAAGCGCTCCAGCTACTATTCCGATTTCACCTTCGGCGTCTGGGCCGATGACGAGGACGGCGAACAGCTGGTGCCCGTCGGCAAGGCCTATTTTGGCTTCACCGATGCCGAGCTCGAGGTGCTCGACAAATTCGTGCGCAACAATACCACCGAGCGTTTCGGCCCGGTGCGCGCCGTGCGCGCCGACAAGGATTTCGGCTTCGTCGTCGAAGTGGCCTTCGAAGGCATCAACCGCTCGACCCGGCACAAATCGGGGGTCGCCATGCGCTTCCCCCGCATCGCCCGCCTTCGCCCCGACAAGCCCTCCTACGAGGCCGACCGGCTGCGCACGCTGATCGCCATGATCGAGGCCAAGCCGGCATGA
- a CDS encoding putative aminopeptidase protein (KEGG: ret:RHE_CH01165 putative aminopeptidase protein), protein MSSLEQNSFFHQRRAVLAGLAGALVLPRMAAAFDVPDEPRLAKHDYAKVRHHFRTKLLQKGPAPDKYELLNAPADADKIFYRSGYGELELAAWVSKYKRERAAKPAVLFLHGGNAMGIGHWQLMKPYMDAGYVVMMPSLRGENGQMGNFSGFYDEVDDVLAATERLAHLPGVDPERLFIAGHSIGGTLTMLTAMTTHKFRAAAPISGNPDAFRFFNRYPQDIRFDDSNKHEFEVRSALCYAHSFKCPIRVVHGTEEPHFNDRADLLARRARAAGVHIETETIAGNHTSALPAEIEQSIRFFHGVAA, encoded by the coding sequence ATGAGCTCGCTTGAACAAAATTCTTTTTTCCATCAACGCCGTGCCGTACTGGCGGGTCTTGCCGGTGCACTTGTCCTGCCGCGCATGGCGGCAGCTTTCGATGTCCCGGACGAGCCGCGCCTTGCCAAGCACGACTACGCCAAGGTCCGCCACCATTTCCGCACCAAGCTGCTGCAGAAGGGCCCGGCGCCCGACAAATACGAACTGCTGAATGCGCCTGCCGATGCCGACAAGATCTTCTACCGCTCCGGTTACGGCGAACTGGAACTGGCGGCCTGGGTCTCGAAATACAAGCGCGAGCGCGCTGCCAAGCCTGCCGTGCTCTTCCTGCACGGCGGCAATGCCATGGGCATCGGCCACTGGCAGCTGATGAAACCCTATATGGATGCCGGTTATGTCGTGATGATGCCGTCGTTGCGCGGCGAAAACGGCCAGATGGGCAATTTCTCCGGCTTCTACGACGAGGTCGACGACGTGCTCGCCGCCACCGAGCGCCTGGCGCATCTGCCGGGTGTCGATCCCGAACGGCTGTTCATCGCCGGCCACAGCATCGGCGGCACGCTGACCATGCTGACGGCGATGACCACTCACAAATTCCGCGCCGCCGCACCGATTTCAGGCAACCCCGATGCCTTCCGCTTCTTCAACCGCTATCCGCAGGATATTCGCTTCGACGACAGCAATAAGCATGAATTCGAGGTGCGTTCGGCCCTGTGTTACGCTCATAGCTTCAAATGTCCGATCCGCGTCGTCCACGGCACGGAGGAGCCGCATTTCAACGACCGCGCCGATCTGCTGGCCCGCCGCGCCCGCGCCGCCGGCGTCCATATCGAGACCGAAACCATCGCCGGCAATCACACCTCGGCGCTGCCGGCCGAGATCGAACAGAGCATCCGCTTCTTCCACGGGGTGGCGGCCTGA
- a CDS encoding conserved hypothetical protein (KEGG: rec:RHECIAT_CH0001252 hypothetical protein), with translation MIVPNDFPELKSLAWNRDPARAMPASEAFALYERNWRFVDTGRLTEREAQLIRELAATHGNGVLLVS, from the coding sequence ATGATTGTGCCGAACGACTTCCCCGAGCTGAAATCGCTCGCCTGGAATCGCGATCCCGCGCGCGCCATGCCTGCCAGCGAGGCCTTCGCGCTTTATGAACGCAACTGGCGTTTCGTCGATACCGGCAGGCTGACCGAGCGGGAGGCGCAACTGATCCGCGAGCTGGCCGCCACCCATGGCAACGGCGTCCTGCTCGTTTCCTGA
- a CDS encoding Domain of unknown function DUF1814 (PFAM: Domain of unknown function DUF1814~KEGG: rec:RHECIAT_CH0001253 hypothetical protein) — MEFRRPEHRTIAAALQLMEADFLLANKCWFAGGTAIVMHLDEYRLSLDVDFLCADGEGYRVLRMAAVESGVGAFFAKPVAALRDIRTDQYGIRTALTLEGQPIRFEIVREARIALEGTLDPQLNIPMLSLPDMFAEKLLANADRCQDRAVAYRDAIDLGMLLTRYVEIPAVAVLKATEAYGQDIERKIGWVLARLEDETELRHAASVLQMDGDVAAQAIAALRGEARRLWSS; from the coding sequence ATGGAATTCAGACGTCCGGAACATCGCACCATCGCCGCGGCTCTTCAGTTGATGGAGGCTGATTTTCTTCTGGCCAACAAGTGTTGGTTTGCCGGCGGAACCGCCATAGTCATGCATCTCGACGAATACCGACTGTCGCTCGATGTCGATTTTCTCTGTGCGGATGGCGAGGGATATCGCGTCTTGCGCATGGCGGCGGTCGAAAGCGGAGTAGGGGCGTTTTTCGCAAAGCCGGTAGCCGCGCTCCGGGATATCAGGACAGATCAGTATGGAATACGCACGGCTCTTACCCTTGAAGGGCAGCCGATTCGCTTTGAAATCGTGCGTGAGGCCCGGATTGCTCTTGAAGGCACCCTCGATCCACAGCTGAACATTCCCATGCTGTCGCTGCCGGATATGTTCGCTGAAAAACTGCTCGCTAATGCTGACCGCTGCCAGGACAGGGCTGTCGCCTACCGTGATGCTATCGATCTCGGCATGCTTCTCACCCGCTACGTGGAAATTCCCGCTGTCGCTGTTCTCAAGGCGACGGAAGCTTATGGGCAAGACATTGAGCGCAAGATCGGCTGGGTCCTCGCCAGACTTGAGGACGAGACTGAATTGAGACATGCCGCAAGCGTTCTGCAGATGGACGGTGACGTTGCCGCACAGGCGATCGCTGCGCTTCGCGGCGAAGCCCGGCGACTCTGGTCGTCTTAG